In Haliovirga abyssi, the sequence CTATTAAACACACATTTTACCGATTTTAATATTAATTATTTTGAATTACATAAATTTGAAAAAAATGAGTATATATGTGTCGCCGGCCAAAAATTAAATTACTTATATTTTTTAATTGAAGGCTCTGCTAATGTTTTCTTGACCCTAAAAGATGGAAGACAGATATTAATATCATATTTAATCCCATTTCACGTAATAGGAGATGTCGAATTAAAAAGATTTGGAATTTCTAGACTTGATGTTGTTGCTTCACAAGAATGCTTAGCAATAGCATTACCTTTTGAAATTATTAATAGTAAATTAGGTAAAGATTTTAAATTTTGGCAATATGCAGTTGAAACTATTTCTGAAAAATTAGAGAGTACAACTGAAACATTAATCATCAGTTCTCTTTATCCTTTTAAAATAAAATTTGCACATCATCTTTTAAATTCTACAACAAAAGATGATATTGTTAATTTTGATTCTCTTACTTCTTTAGCTGTTTTTTTAGGTGTAAGTTATAGACAATTATTAAGAGTTGTTCATGAATTTGAAAATGATGGAATTATAAAAAAACATAAAAGTTCTTTTCAAATAGAAAATTTTGATAAATTAGAAATTTTGCTTGTGGATTTTTAATTTTTTATTTAATAGGAAAAAATTTTTTTCATAGAATAAGTTACTATTCAAAATTTTTTATCAAAAATATAAAAAATTATTTTTCAAATGTTCCTAAACACTAAAGAAGAGCCGGGAATTCCCGACTCTTCTTTTTGTTACAAATATTTCAGAGGGCGTTTTAATAGTGCTTTAATCTGTTCGCCTTACTTTTAATTTTCAATTTCTTTATTGCTCCAATCCTAGTTACTTTAAAACTTAACTCTAATTATAATCTTTTTCTTTAACTTATTTCTCTTAATTCTAATCTCAAATTCCATTCTTCACTCTTAATTCTTTGCTCTTAACTTTTAACTCTTAACTTTTAATTCTATTCTCGATTTCCACTCTTACTTCCCAACCTTAATTCTCAATCTCACTTCTTAATTCTTAATTCTTAATTCTTATACTCTGGAGCATTAATCTAAATCCAATCTAAACATAATCTAAATCTAAATCTAATCTTTCCCGCCCTCTATTAATAATATACTTCATAAATTTGCAAAAATCAACCTTTTTTTTATTTTCTTTAATTTATTTTATATTTCTAAATAATTTTAGTAATATTAATCCTAAATTCGCACCCAAAGTAAACTTTTTTACATTTTTATTATTTTTAATATACTATCTAATTTTTCCATTTCAACTATCATTTTTTCAAAATCTATAAATTTGGGAACCATTAAATTAAATATTGTTTTTCTTTCTGTCTCTTCTCCATTATAAATTTCGCTAAGAGGTTTTTTTCCTCTGATTTTTACTTTTCTTATATTCAAAAAATCTTTAATTTGTTTTTCTACATTTTCATTAATTAAATATACTACCACTATTCTATGTCTAACTCTCTTTTCAATGTAATATAGTTCAATTCTTTTTAAAATAAAAACTAATATTGTCATTAAAACAGCTGTCCCTAATGCAAGATAAAAATATCCCAACCCAACTGCAATACCAAGACACGCAGTAAGCCATAATGTTGCTGCTGTGGTTATCCCTTTTATACTCCCCTTTTTTTGAATTATTGTTCCTGCACCCAAAAATCCAACTCCGCTTATAACCTGCGCAATTAATCTACCAACATCAAGTTTTACTCCTTGAGCCAAAGCCGGATGATTTATTAATAAATTTATTGTTTCATAACTTAATTTCACCTGTATAATAGATATTACAGCTGCTCCGACACATAAAAGAGTATGTGTAATAAATCCTGCTGGTTTATTATTAATTTCTCTTTCTAACCCTATTATTCCACCTGTTAATACAGCAGCTAAAATTCTTATAAATATTTGACTTAATTCTAAATGTTCCATAATTTCTCCTATAAAACGTGAATAGATCTAGATTCAAATGAAAAAGATATTGTTTCTTCTTTTTCATATATTTTCTGATTAATTGGATTATTATACGATATTTCTATCCTTTTGTCAAAAAATTCTATTTCATATTCATGATGAGCCCCCATAAATATTGTCTTTTTGACTATTCCAGAGAAATCTTTTCCTGAAATATCTATTGCTTCAGGTCTTATAACTAAATTCACTATTTCGTTTTCACTATAATTTTTATCACTTTCTATAGCATATTCAACTCCATATATATCTATAATTAAATATTTCCCATCTCTATTTTTTACTTTTCCACTAATTATATTTGCTTTTCCTATAAAATTAGCTACAAATTCATTTTTAGGTCTTTGATAGATTTCTAATGGAGTTCCAACTTGTTCTATATTCCCCTCATTCATTATAACTATTTTATCAGACAATCCCATAGCTTCCGATTGATCATGAGTAACATATATAGATGTTATCCCAACTTTTTGTTGTATTTTTCTAATCTCATCTCTCATATGAATTCTTAATTTAGCATCTAAATTTGATAATGGTTCATCAAATAAAAGAACTCCTGGTTCCATAACTATTCCTCTTGCTAAAGCTACACGTTGTTGTTGTCCTCCTGACATTTGAGATGGAACTCTTTTGGAAAAGTCATCCATTTGCATTAGTTTTAATGTTTTCTCTACTCTTTCCTTAACTTCATTTGGAGGTAATTTTTGCAACTTCAAACCATAAGCAATATTTTCATATACATTCATATGTGGAAATAGTGCATAATTTTGAAAAACCATAGCTGTATCTCTTTTATCTGGAGTTAATCTTGCTACATCTTCATCTCCTATTTCTATTTGACCAGTTGTTGGCGACTCAAATCCTGCAAGCATTCTAAGTGTAGTTGTTTTTCCACATCCAGAAGGACCTAATAAACAAACAAATTCTCCAGGATTTATGTCCAAATTTATATTTTTAACTGCATGCACCTTTTTATTTTCTCCAGTTATAAATGTTTTTGTTAAATTTTTAATTGCCACTCTTTTACTGTTTTTCATTTTATCATCTCCTATACTTCTGAAATTTCATCTATTCCAATTTTTTTAAATAATAACTTCATTATCATTATAAACACACTTACAATTATTACAAGTATTGTACAATATGCTGATGCTACCCCTAATCTACCCAAATCAATTTGACTCATGATAGCAGGTGTTAACAAATTATATCTTGCTGATATCAAAAATATTATTGTACTTATTAAAGTCATGCTTCTTACGAAAGCATAAATTAGTCCACTAAAAAATGCTGGTTTTATCATTGGTAAAGTAATCGATGTAAATACTTTGTGACTGTTTGCTCCCAATACACTTGCAGCTTCTTCAATTGATGGATCTATTTGCTGTAACGCTGCAATTGCCGACCTTATTCCTACTGGCATATTTCTAATTATAAATGCAATTAATATAATCATTGCAGTTCCTGTAAGCACTAATGGTTTTTTATTATAAGTAATAACATACCCCAGACCTATAATAGTTCCTGGAATTGCTAATGCTACCATTGTCATAAATTCTATAAAATTTTTCCCAATAAACTTTTTTCTAACAATTAAAAATCCTATTATCATAGCAATTATTCCTGTTATTGGAGTAGCTATTAAAGCTAAATATGTTGTATCTAATATTGGTTTTAATCCAAGAGCAAACACATATTTAAAATGACTTAATGATAAAGAATAATTTACTCCCCATAATTTTACAAAAGCAACTATTGGTATAAGAGCATACATCATTCCTACAATTAAAGTTATTATAAATAATATTGCTGTCATCGAATATGTTATTTTTTTTCCTGTTATTTTTTCTCTAGCTTTAGAGACCTTTCCAGTTACTGTTACATATGATCTTTTGCTTATATAATATTTTTGGAATGCAAATATCCCAACTGATAAAGATAATAATATAATTGATAACGCTGTAGCAGCCCCCATATCAAAGCTCCCTATACCCTGCAAATATATTTGAACAGCTGCAGTAGTATAATTACCTCCTATAACCATTGGATTCCCAAAATCTGCTATAGCTTGTATAAAGACTATTAAAAATGCATTAGCTAACCCAGGAACCATAAGTGGAAGTGTAATTGTTTTAAAAACTTGCCATCTCGACGCTCCAAGATCTCTAGCTGCTTCTTCTACAGAAGGATCTATTTTTTCCAAAAGCCCAACCAACATCAGATATGCCACAGGAAAAAATGTTAATGTCTGAACCAATACCAATCCTGTAAATCCATAAATTTCATTTTCTATTCCAAAAATTCCATGTGTTATAAGCCCTATTCTTCCAAATAACAATATTGCTGATAATGCTATAACAAATGGAGGTGATATTATTGGTAATATTGCTATTGAATCAAATATTTTTTTCCCAGGCACATCTATATAAGTTATTACATATGCAAATAAAAATCCTATTCCAGTTGCAAGCGTTCCAGTAACCATTCCTAATTTTACTGTATTCCAAATAACTTGAAGAGAATTTGCTTGATTCAAAACATCCTTATAATGATATAATGTCAATTTCCCATTTTGTAAAAGCGATGATTTTAATATATTAAAAAGTGGAAGCAATATAAAAAAACCTACAACTAATAAAGAAAAAATTATTGTTATCATTAATACTGGATCATCATATATTTTCCTTATATTTATTATTTCATTTTTTATTTTTAAAGAAAAATTATTTTCCCTTTTCTTTTTTAAATTTATTGTTTTTTCTACCATTTGTCCCTCCTAATGAGCCGTAAAAAAAGCTATATTCCCTCTCTCAAAACATAAATATTTTTCTGAATTTTTAGCTTCTAAAAAATTTCGCATTGAAAAATTGCATAATTTCTTTTCTAAGGAACATTAAAAAATAAGTTCCATATTTAAACTAGCAAAAAGAAATATATCTCTCTTTTCACTAGTTTTTTTATAATATTTTTCCTAATTATTTTAAATTTATTATAATTATTTAGTTGGAATTGTTGTTCTAGTCTCTCTACTAAATTTATCTATAAGTCTTTTTCTATTTGCTCCAGCCCATTGTATATCATAATCTATAAGTTTTGCTCTTTTTAATTGCAATGCTTCTTTTGGTGGTGTTGCATTTTTATTTGTAAGAAATTGATATGAACCTACAGTTTGTCCAATCTCTTGAGCTTGTTTTGATAATGCCCAATCTACAAATTTCTTAGCAGCTGCTTGATTTGGAGAATTTTTAACAATTCCTACAGCTCCTATTTCATATCCTGTTCCTTCTTTTGGTGTAGTAAAAATCAGATCTTTGTATCCTTCTTTTTGATATCTTATTCCATCATGAAGAAAACCTATTGCTATTGGAGCTTCCCCTAATCCTACCATTCTTCCTGGTGCAGATCCTGATTTAGTATATTGTCTTACTTGTTGATTAAATTTCTTTAAATATTCCATCCCTTTTTCTTCACCTTTTAATTGAATGATTGTTGCTACAAAATTATATGCTGTACTTGATGAACCTGGATGTGCAATTACTATATTATTCTTAAATTCTGGTTTCAAAAGATCATCCCATGTTTGAGGTAACTCTAATCCTTTTTCAGCCAACCATTTTTTATTCCCTTCTATCCCAAGATATCCACTATATATTCCAGTCCAAGCTCCATTTTTATCCTTAAAATTACTTATTATCTCTTTTCTCATTGGTGATAAATAATGTGTTAATAAATTTTCTTGATCAGCTTCTATAAAAGTAAGAGCTCCTCCACCAAACCATACATCAGCAATTGGATTTTCTTTTTCTGCTCTTATTCTAGCTAATATTTCTCCACCACTCATTCTCACCATATTAGTTTTTATACCAGTCTCTTTTTCAAATTGTTTTGTTGCCTTCAATGCATAATCTTCCATCATTCCTGCATAAACTGTAAGTGTTTCTTGCTTTTTATTTTTGAACAAAAAGTCAAACACTCCTCCTTGTGCTACAATTCCTGCTACGAACATTAAAATCATTCCCATTACTAGATTCTTTTTCATTTTCGTACCTCCTTAGTTTTTATTAATAAGATTATACTTTATATTTCTAAGAATAAAAATCCCAAAAAAGAATTCTTTTGTCCGAAATAATGAACAAAAAAAGAGCGTTTTTAAAAAGCGCTCTTTTTTGCATTGAAAACCCTTTGAAATTGTCAAGTTTACACTTCGTATATTTTAAATTTAAATAAATTTATGATTAATTTTTAATCTAAAGAACGTTTATAAAATAATTTTATCATTTTTTGTTATAAAAACGCTTGAATCATTGCGTATTTTAAAACAAAAAGATAAGGTTGTTTTTAAAGCGTTCCTAAATCATTGCGTATTTTATAACAAAATCCGGATATTATTTTTAAGCCATTCCCAAACTATAACTTTTTGAATTTTCTCTCCATTCTAGACACCAATTTATCCATTTTTCTCAACCTTCTACTTAATTCCCTTGCTAAATTCATCAAAATTATTACATACTCTTTTAAATTTTCTTTATAAAGTTTATACATATATTTTTTCTCCAAAACAAAAACTTCTGTATCTTCTTCAGCAATAACATCTGTAGCTCTACTCATCATATCAATTATGCTCATTTCTCCAAATCCATCACCTTGCGCTAAAAAAGCAAGCCTTTCTCCTTTTGAAGATATCCTAACTTTTCCTTTCTCTATAAAAAACAGTTCATCTGCTGGGTTTCCTTCCACACAAATAATATCTCCCTTTTTATATTTTCTTTTTTTGCTTGAGCTTTCAATGAAATCAAGTGTTTCTTGTTTTAATCCATGAAATATTTTCATATCTTTCATAACTTCACCTCCACCAAATATAAGGTAGTATTAAATAACCTACCATTCAAAACAGGACTATTCAATGTTTTATAAGTCAATCACCCTATGGTCATTCTTAACAAATTCTAATGGCGAACATTTTATATATTTTTTAAATACAGAAGAAAAATATTTATAGTTACTAAATCCAACTAATTCTGCTATTTCATACACTTTATAATCGCCTGAAAACAATAACTCCAATGCTTTTTGTATCCTATATTTATTTAAAAAATTATTAAGTGTATGTCCTGTTTCTTCTTTAAATTTTCTGCTAAGATAACTTGGACTAATATATAATTTATCCGACATTTCGTCAATTGTTATTTTTGAATTATAATTTTTAAAAATATACTCGATTGTTTCTTTTGTATATTTCGATTGCACATTACCCGAATGGATATAATAATCAATATCTATTATTTGAATTTGGTCAATATCTTTTATTTGACCTTTTATCTCCTGATATATTTTTTTATCTTGTATATGCAATTTTACTTTTTCAATTATCTCTTCTAATTTTTCTTCATCAATTGGTTTTAATAAATAATCAAATACATTCAACTTTATTGCCTCTTTTGCATATTTAAATTCTGCATAACTTGAAATTATTATAGATTCAAAATCATATATTTCATTTAATTCTTTTATCATTTCCAGACCATTTTTTTTCGGCATTTTTATATCCGTTATAATAATATCAGGTTTTAACTCTTTTATTTTCGAAACTCCCTCTTCTCCGTTTTCCGCTTCTCCAATTACAATACATCCCATAGATAACCAATCAACTGTGTAAATCAACCCTTTTCTTATTATATCTTCATCTTCCACTACCACTATTTTAATCATACTCATTTTGATTTCCCACCTTTTCTATAATAATTGGTAATTTTATCATTACTTCTACCCCTTCATTTTTTATATTATTTATAACAATACCATATTCTACGCCATATATCAGCTTTATTCTTCTTTGCGCATTGTACATCCCTATATGATTAGTGTTATTATCAACTTTTTTCAGTAAATTCTTTATCTCTTTTAATTTTTCATCGCTTATACAATTTCCACTATCAATAATTTTTAAAATCAAATAGTCATTTTCAATAAAACACATTAATTTTATTTTTAGATAATTATTTTTATCAAACCCATATTTAATGCTATTTTCCACTAATGGTTGTAATATTAATTTCGGAATAATACATTTTTCCACTCTATCTTCTATACTTATTTCATAATCTAATTTTTTATCAAAACGAATTTTTTGAATCACCATATAATCTTTAATATATTTTATATCTTCTATTAAACAAATATTTTCTCGTTCATAATTTATGCTATATCTTAACAAATTAGCCATACTAACTACTATTTTAATTGCTTTTTTAGGTTCTATTTTTATCATATACTTTAATATCTCTAAAGTGTTAAATAAAAAATGCGGATTAAATTGGGATTCAAGCTGTTTTATCTCTACCATTTTATTTCTTTTAACTTGCTCTTTATTCGTTTTTATAACTTCATCTAACCTAATTATCATCTCATTATAATAATCTCCCAACAACTCAAATTCATCATTTGTCTTTATATTCACAAATGTATCCAAATTACCACTTTGAACTTTTTTTATTGCATATAAAAGCTCATCCACAGATTTACTTTTGTTTACTGAAATTTTTTTAGATATGAGCCAGAATAATAATGTCAAAAAAACAAAACTAACAATTAAAAACATCAATCCAATTATATAAAATTTATTTATAAGTCCCATTGGAGTTAATGTGTATATAGATAATTTCCCTTTTAATATATCTGTTTTATAAACATAATAATCATCTCTATCAATTCGTATATACTCATTATTAATTTTCGATATAATTAATTTTCCAATTTCATTTATCATAAAATTATTGGTTGTTGCAATTACATTTTTAAAATTATCCGTTACTGCAAACAGATCAACTTTATCATTATATATAATATTATTCAAATCTTTTTCTAACAATTCAAAAAGAATATATCCTATAATTTTATTGCTTTTATTTTTTATAGTTTTTCCTAAAGAATATACTTTTTTATTATCTCTATTTATTTGATATTGATTTCTCATTAACATAATTTTATCCGAATTAATCTTTATTTCCTCTAATAGGTCATAATTTTTATTATTCTCTTTTATTTTTTGCCAAGCATTTGTAATAATTATATTCCCATTTTTATCAAAAATATAAAATATGCTTTTAATTTTTCTTTCATTCACAAACTTATAAAGCCCCTCATATATTTTAGCTTTATTTTTGTTCCCATTTATTATCTCTTTTATATCTATATTATTTGTCAAAAAATTTATCTCTTTTTTATAATCATTAAGTTCTTTTTCTATTATTTGAGATACATGATTATTATTTTTTCTATTCCTTTCTTTTATCATTTTTTTATTATAAAAAATCAAAATATTATAAAAAAAGATGGAAAAAAGTAACGATGGAATCAACGCATATAATATAAATGTTTTTCTAAGTTCATCTTTAAAAAATTTTCTTTTTTTTAGATTCATTTTTTTCTCCTATTCTTTTAAATATCCTTTATATTTATCCAAGATTCTATTTTTATTTTCAACTACCCAAATTAAATCATCATCCACCACTTTAATTTCAGAAATTAATTTTAATCCTTTTGATATTTTAACATCTTTTCTCACCGATCTGCGATTTAAGTCTTTCGCTATAAATGTTTGTACTTCTTTTGAAGTTAAAAAATCTATAAATTTTTTAGCATTTTCTAAATTTTTACTCCCTTTGATTATCGCAACTCCATCAGGTCTTATAATTGTTCCTTCTACAGGATATACAATTTTTATTGGTGCTCCATTTTTTACATAATTAGCCGCTGCTTCTTCAAATGTGCATCCTACAGTATATTTTCCATTCACAACCCCTTTATAAACTTCAGATGATCTTTTTAATTCTTTTCCATCTATATTTTTTATTAATTTTTTAATATAAGACCATCCTTTTTTATTATCTCCTCCCATTACATATAATTGATTTATTAAATGCTCAAATGACGATGATGACTTAAAAGGGTACGCGCTTGCTATTTTTCCTTTTAACTTCGGATTTAACAAATCTTTAAAACCATCAATTTTAACATCTCCTACTAAATTTTCATTAACCATTAATACGCTTGGAACAGCTGTAAATCTTGTTATTCTTCCACTTTTATTTTTATATTTCTCCGATATATATTTTTCATTTACAGATATATATTTTTCAAAATAATCAACTTCAGGCAACAAAGTAGATAACGACCCTCCCCATATAATATCTCCATAAAATTTTTCATCTTCTATTCTATTTAAAAGTTCTCCACTTCCTTTTGAGATAATTTTCACTCTAACTCCTTGCTCAGACTCAAATTTATTTATTAACGGTTCAATAAAAGAAAGAGGGTGCGGTGAGTATACTATTAAACTATTTATAACATCTATTTCTTTTTCTGGTTTTTCAAAATTTATCACAATAAATAATACCATACTTAAAAAGCTCAAAATTATAATTATAAATTTTTTCATTTTCAAATCCCCCTTTTTCTTTTTTCTCTATTCATTATACCTTATATAATGCGATAATCAAATATCTATTTTTAATTTTACAAAAAATAATCTTCCCTTCATATAATGAAGTAGAATACTTTCCTAATAAAAAAAAAGAGAGCAAATTATTAAAATTTGCTCTCTTAACCCTTAGAAATATTTTAAAAATAGTAAAATTATTTTTAATCCATTCGTCAGTATAATTCTTATTGATTTACCTCTTCTAGTACAACTATACTCCATGGATTTACTCCATAGCTATTACTAATAGTTACTGAATTCCAAGAATCCCATATATTATTATATTGTTCTGCCCAACTTGCTGTATCTATTACTCTTACCCATTTTTTACCATATGATGCACTTGGTACATTAAAATTAACCCAACCTGACCACATATTTGTAAGCACTAAGAAATCATCATCTCCTATTGCACTTCCATCAATTCTTGTTGAAACACATCTATCATCACTCCCCAAATAAGAGCCATCAGCCTTTGTAAATGAATATGTAACATCATTTCCACTATCTAAATAAAAATCTGCATATTTATCTTGTCTTAATGCTGAATGATATTTTCTAATTTTTGTTAATTTACTTACAAATTCAAACAGATCATTTTTTCCATCTTGATAATCAGTTCCATAATTATTATGATAACTTCCAGTTGTTAAAGCTACAGCATCTGGAGAATCTGTATTTATCATATTATAATTATTCCAAGTTGCAACACTGTCTACATTATATGGATTGTTATTTCCATTTTGAGTTCTACCAAATTCATCTCCCCAAACTGTCATTGGAATTCCTCTTGAAAACATTTGTGTTACAAAGAAATTTCTAACTCTTGTTCTTCTTAAAGATTGATCTCCATTACTATCCCAAGAATTAGTAGTATCATTTCCTCCATCAGTTGGTCCAAATGGCCAAGATACATTCAAATTATTTTTAGTATTGTAACTTACTAAATCCATTAATGTAAATCCATCATGCGCATCTATAAAGTTCACTGATTTTTGTGGTCCTCCTTGATCATTAAAATCATTCCAGTCTCCATTAATCATTGACGTAAAATCACTTGTATTTCCGTCACCTTTTAAGAATTTTCTTATTGCATCTCTGTATCTTCCATTCCATTCTCCCCATTTATTTGGAAAATTACCCACTTGATAAGTTCCTGTATCCCAAGCTTCTGCTATCATTTCTACATTATAAGCATCTGTCATCAAAGCTATATCTGTTAATAATGTAGCGTTCGAATTAAAATAATAATTAGGCGCTGCATCTCTTCCTAATACTGGTGCTAAGTCAAATCTAAATCCATCTACACCCATTTTTGTCGTCCAATATGTCAAAGAATCCTCTATTAAATTTCTCACTACATTTTTTGAAGAATCAAAATTATTTCCACATCCTGTTGATTGCCAGTAATATTGATTATCTGTAGTTAAAGCATAATATGAAGAATTATCCAATCCTCTAAAAGATGTTAATTCAGCGGTGTCTTTATCTGACCAAACCCCACCTTCTCCAGTATGATTATAAACTACATCTAAATAAACTTCTAACCCAGCATCATGAAAGGCTTTTACCATATTCTTAAACTCTTTTGTTGGTCCTCCTGGGTTTTTATCATAAGAATATCTTCTATCTGGAGCAAAATATCCATATGTCATATATCCCCAATAATTTCCACCTGCTTGACTAGCTGAATTCCCATCATTATCTGTTTCTTGCACAGGCAATAATTCTATTGTCGTATATCCCAAATCCTTCAAATAATTAGCCATATATCCAGCACCTTTGTATGTTCCTCTATAAGCATTAGGAACACTTTTAACATCACTAAATCCAGAAATTCCACTTAGTATACTAGATAAATTTACAGATGATGAGTGTTCTGTAAACCCTCTCAAATGTGTTTCATAAATTATTGCATCTTTTTGAGCTATTCCAGGTTTCACACCAAAGCTTGTGTTATCTTCTAATAAAATAGATTTTGGAGCATATTTCCCTGTATCTATATCTCTTCTCGGAAGATTACCATATAGTGTACTTCCGCTTGCAAATATTTCAGCAGTATTTCCATTTAATGCAGTAGGATTACTTTTATCATGACTTAATTCTTTTGTATATGGATCATATAAAACTTTATTTGGATTAAATCTATTCCCGTTAGAATCTACATCTGATATAAATCCAGCTTCACTATTCCCTCTACTCCAACTACTGCTATATGGCCAATTTGGACCCCACGCTCTAAAAGCATAATAAACTCCATTTGGCAAAGTAGCAACTTTTGCTCTCCAAATATTATCACTATTTTTCTTCATATCATATGTATACGATGCATCTACTCCATAAGAGCTAGTATAAATTTCCAATACCATTTTTGTTGCATCTTTTGAATAAACGGCAAATGTAGCATCACTTCCTATCCCGTTTACAAAATTAGAACCTAACCCCCACGATTGAGTTCCCCAAGTTGATTCATCTACTGCACTATATGCAGTTAATCCACTAGTAGCTCTAGTAGTATAATTCGTAGCAATATTTTCTTTAGAATTGTTTTCTTTAACAACCTCTTTTTGTAAACAGCCTGCAAACGACATTGTTAAAGCTACCAACACTAGTAATAATCTCCCACTTCTTCTCATT encodes:
- a CDS encoding cyclic nucleotide-binding domain-containing protein; protein product: MKILSNPKSLKKYIDKHLLNTHFTDFNINYFELHKFEKNEYICVAGQKLNYLYFLIEGSANVFLTLKDGRQILISYLIPFHVIGDVELKRFGISRLDVVASQECLAIALPFEIINSKLGKDFKFWQYAVETISEKLESTTETLIISSLYPFKIKFAHHLLNSTTKDDIVNFDSLTSLAVFLGVSYRQLLRVVHEFENDGIIKKHKSSFQIENFDKLEILLVDF
- a CDS encoding MgtC/SapB family protein; translated protein: MEHLELSQIFIRILAAVLTGGIIGLEREINNKPAGFITHTLLCVGAAVISIIQVKLSYETINLLINHPALAQGVKLDVGRLIAQVISGVGFLGAGTIIQKKGSIKGITTAATLWLTACLGIAVGLGYFYLALGTAVLMTILVFILKRIELYYIEKRVRHRIVVVYLINENVEKQIKDFLNIRKVKIRGKKPLSEIYNGEETERKTIFNLMVPKFIDFEKMIVEMEKLDSILKIIKM
- a CDS encoding ABC transporter ATP-binding protein, with the protein product MKNSKRVAIKNLTKTFITGENKKVHAVKNINLDINPGEFVCLLGPSGCGKTTTLRMLAGFESPTTGQIEIGDEDVARLTPDKRDTAMVFQNYALFPHMNVYENIAYGLKLQKLPPNEVKERVEKTLKLMQMDDFSKRVPSQMSGGQQQRVALARGIVMEPGVLLFDEPLSNLDAKLRIHMRDEIRKIQQKVGITSIYVTHDQSEAMGLSDKIVIMNEGNIEQVGTPLEIYQRPKNEFVANFIGKANIISGKVKNRDGKYLIIDIYGVEYAIESDKNYSENEIVNLVIRPEAIDISGKDFSGIVKKTIFMGAHHEYEIEFFDKRIEISYNNPINQKIYEKEETISFSFESRSIHVL
- a CDS encoding ABC transporter permease: MVEKTINLKKKRENNFSLKIKNEIINIRKIYDDPVLMITIIFSLLVVGFFILLPLFNILKSSLLQNGKLTLYHYKDVLNQANSLQVIWNTVKLGMVTGTLATGIGFLFAYVITYIDVPGKKIFDSIAILPIISPPFVIALSAILLFGRIGLITHGIFGIENEIYGFTGLVLVQTLTFFPVAYLMLVGLLEKIDPSVEEAARDLGASRWQVFKTITLPLMVPGLANAFLIVFIQAIADFGNPMVIGGNYTTAAVQIYLQGIGSFDMGAATALSIILLSLSVGIFAFQKYYISKRSYVTVTGKVSKAREKITGKKITYSMTAILFIITLIVGMMYALIPIVAFVKLWGVNYSLSLSHFKYVFALGLKPILDTTYLALIATPITGIIAMIIGFLIVRKKFIGKNFIEFMTMVALAIPGTIIGLGYVITYNKKPLVLTGTAMIILIAFIIRNMPVGIRSAIAALQQIDPSIEEAASVLGANSHKVFTSITLPMIKPAFFSGLIYAFVRSMTLISTIIFLISARYNLLTPAIMSQIDLGRLGVASAYCTILVIIVSVFIMIMKLLFKKIGIDEISEV
- a CDS encoding ABC transporter substrate-binding protein, translating into MKKNLVMGMILMFVAGIVAQGGVFDFLFKNKKQETLTVYAGMMEDYALKATKQFEKETGIKTNMVRMSGGEILARIRAEKENPIADVWFGGGALTFIEADQENLLTHYLSPMRKEIISNFKDKNGAWTGIYSGYLGIEGNKKWLAEKGLELPQTWDDLLKPEFKNNIVIAHPGSSSTAYNFVATIIQLKGEEKGMEYLKKFNQQVRQYTKSGSAPGRMVGLGEAPIAIGFLHDGIRYQKEGYKDLIFTTPKEGTGYEIGAVGIVKNSPNQAAAKKFVDWALSKQAQEIGQTVGSYQFLTNKNATPPKEALQLKRAKLIDYDIQWAGANRKRLIDKFSRETRTTIPTK
- a CDS encoding Crp/Fnr family transcriptional regulator, coding for MKDMKIFHGLKQETLDFIESSSKKRKYKKGDIICVEGNPADELFFIEKGKVRISSKGERLAFLAQGDGFGEMSIIDMMSRATDVIAEEDTEVFVLEKKYMYKLYKENLKEYVIILMNLARELSRRLRKMDKLVSRMERKFKKL
- a CDS encoding response regulator transcription factor translates to MSMIKIVVVEDEDIIRKGLIYTVDWLSMGCIVIGEAENGEEGVSKIKELKPDIIITDIKMPKKNGLEMIKELNEIYDFESIIISSYAEFKYAKEAIKLNVFDYLLKPIDEEKLEEIIEKVKLHIQDKKIYQEIKGQIKDIDQIQIIDIDYYIHSGNVQSKYTKETIEYIFKNYNSKITIDEMSDKLYISPSYLSRKFKEETGHTLNNFLNKYRIQKALELLFSGDYKVYEIAELVGFSNYKYFSSVFKKYIKCSPLEFVKNDHRVIDL